ATAGGGGAGGATCTGCAATTACAGGTAGAAGATCTGAAAAACCTGGTAAAGGCATACAAGTCCGGCCTGATTAAAGAAACCAAATAAAAAGACTTCATAATAAAAGGAGCGGATGGAAACGGCGGCCTGTTGAGGCTGCCTGATCCATTCGCTCCTTTTTCACCACCTTCACCGTACTAAGGTGGATAAATCATAAGGCGTTTCCTGATATACGTAATAGTTCAGCCAGTTTGAGAAAAGCAGGCTGGCATGACCACGCCACCGGAAAAGGATCTCCTCTTTGGGATCATCGTTTTTAAAATAGTTGCATGGAACGCTGATGTCCAGCCCTTTATTCACATCTCTGAAATATTCGGCCGCCAGCGTATCCTTATCGTATTCCTGATGACCCAGAATAAAAATTTGACGTCCGTTATCGGTGGCCAGAATGTGTACGCCGACCTCTTCTGATTCAGCTAAAATACGGATTTGAGGGTGCATCAGCACATCTTCCTTTTTTACCATCGTATGTCTGGAGTGTGGGGCATAGAAAAGCTCGTCAAACCCTCTTACCAAGGGGGTGTAGGGTCTTGTCACCTTATGCTCAAATACGCCGAAGACCTTTCCGTCGGTAGGATACTTGGGGATACCGAAGTGATAGTACAGTGCGGCTTGAGCTCCCCAGCAAATATGCATACTGCTGTATACATTGGTTTTTGAAAATTCAAAGATCTCGCAAAGCTCTTTCCAGTAATCCACTTCTTCAAATGGAAGCGTTTCGACCGGAGCTCCCGTAATAATCATTCCGTCAAAGCGCTGATCCTTTATTTCATCCAGCGTTTTATAAAAAGAAGTCATATGCTCCTGTGAGGTATTTTTGGATTCGTGGGAATCCATGCATACCAGCGTCAACTCCACCTGTAGAGGGGAGTTGGCCAAAACTCTGGCAAGCTGGGTTTCCGTGGCGATTTTAGTGGGCATCAGATTGACAATCAATATTTTTAATGGCCGGATGTCCTGTGTTACAGCTCTGCCCTTGTGCATAATAAAGATATTTTCTTTTTGCAATGCGTCAGAGGCAGGTAATTCATTTGGTATAATTAAAGGCATGTTGCCTCCTCCTTTTTAATATGGCGCCAGTTCATGCTTGTGCATGAGCTGGCAGATTAATATATGCCAGAGCCTTGAAGTCTCTGACCTGTCATTTTCTATAGTAAACGGACTGCTCTCAGTGCCTGATCGAAATCAGCCTTGATGTCTTCAATGGATTCCAGTCCTACGGAGACTCGGATCAATTCCGGTCGGATACCTCCGGCAATCTGTTCTTCCTCTGAAAGCTGTCTGTGTGTCGTGCTGGCAGGATGCAGCACAGAGGTTCGGATGTCTCCTACATGAACGACGATACTTGTAAGCTTTAAGTTCGAAAGGAATTTTTCTCCTGCCGCTTTACCTCCCTTTACGCCAAAACATAAGACACCGCCGGCACCCTTTGGCAGATATTTTTGAGACAAATCGTAGTATTTATCTCCCTCCAGTCCCGGATAAACGACCCAATCCGTCATTTCGTGATTTTCTAAGAATTCGGCTAAAGCCAGAGCGTTTGCACAGTGGCGTTCCATTCTTAAGTGAAGTGTCTGCAGTCCTTGATGTGTTAAATAAGCGTTCATAGGTGCCATGGTGCATCCGAAATCCCGGAGCATAACGGCACGAAGCCTCGTACAAAAGGCAGCATCTTTGAACTTGTGATAGAAGGACAATCCGTGATAGCTCTCGTCCGGTTCTACCATCCCCGGAAACTTCCCCGAAGCGGACCAATCAAAGGTGCCGGATTCCACCACCACACCACCGACACAGCTGGCATGGCCGTCCGCATATTTGGTGGTCGACTGAATCACGATGTCAGCCCCGTATTCAATGGGTCTGCAAAGAGCCGGTGAGGCTAAAGTGTTATCCACAATGAAAGGAACTCCTATGGTTCTTGCCGCTTTGGAGAATTTCTCGAAGTCTAAAACGCTTAAAGCGGGATTTCCGATCGTTTCACCAAAGATGGCTTTCGTTTCAGGCCTGACAGCCTTTAGGACTTCTTCCAAAGGAATATCCTGATCAATAAAAGTGACGTCAATTCCCAATCTTTTGAGGGATACTCCCAATAAATTATGTGTACCGCCATAAATATTGGCGGCAGAGATGACGTGATCACCGGACTGACAAATATTGCAGATGGTGATAAAGCTGGCCGCCATGCCCGAAGAAGCGGCAAGACCGGCCGTTCCGCCTTCCAGAAGAGCCATCTTTTCCTCCAGCGCATTTACGGTAGGGCTTCCTAACCTCGTGTACATAAAATTGGGGCTTTCCAGATCAAATAATTCCGCAACATCCTTGGAATCATAATATCTGTAAGTGGTATTCTGCACAATGGGCAGTACTTGAGGCTGACCGCTTTCGGCTTTATATGCACCGTGGACGCACTTCGTTTCAAAAGACATATTTTTCATTTCATTCATATGACTCATATTTTTACCTCCGATAAGTATCGCTAATAAGCGGAATTTTAATTTGTTTTTAGATGTAAGCAAAGTTTTATTCAATATAATTTGGTTTAGACACAAAAAAATAATATTTTTTTGGTATATACATACATATTTGATATGTTATACTATATTAAAAATAAAATCAATGATTTGTGATATAATTAATTTGATAATTTATTTCCGGCAGGAAAGATGTGTGAAAGAGAGGACTGCACAGAGCAGAGAGATGGATCAGATGAAAATAACAATACCCGAAGAGATAAGCCCTTCTTTTATTTATGCCTGCATGGGGTTTGGGCAGAAGGAACCGGATCCGGACAGCCTGAAACTGATACAGACCTGTTCCAGACTGGTGCTGGACACAGCCGTTCCCCACGCTGTCTGTCAGGAATTTCCCCTCCGTTTTACGGAAGACTTGGGCGAGGCTTATGTGATCCATCCAAAGAACAAGCTGGCAGGAAGCGCCGTTGCGAAACACCTTGCCGGCTGTGAATCCTGTATCTTAATGGCAGTCACACTGGGAGTTCAGATGGACAGGCTTATTCGAAGAGCACAGGTAACGGATATGGCCAAGGCCGTAGCCCTGGATGCGTGTGCCTCATCTCTGATTGAAGATTTGTGCGACCAGCTCCAGCTTCGGATGACTGAAGCCTATCATAAGAAGGGTATGGCGCTGACCGCAAGGTTCAGTCCGGGGTATGGCGATTTGCCCTTAGAGGCTCAGGATGTGTTTTCAAATCTTTTGAATATGGAGCGAAAAATCGGATTGACAAAGAGCAGCGAGCACCTGCTGATACCTCGTAAGTCTGTTACGGCAGTAATCGGAATCCTGCCGGAGGAAAAAGCGAGGGACAGCAGAAAAGGCGGTACGGGTAGAAAAAATGAGAAAGCCCAAACAGCTTGCGAAACTTGTGAGAGACGAGACTCTTGCCTCTTTCGGATAAACGGAGGTTATTGCGGGAGGCGGTAAAGTGTTACAATTGCAGGATGTCTGGAAGGTGTTTTGTGCAGAAAGCAGCTTTTAATAGGAAAAAGGAATGGAAGGAAAGTAAATTGAGAAATATTTTTAATACAAAGGAGTATGTAATACTGGATGGAGCGATGGGTACCATGCTTCAAAACAGCGGCCTGGAATTGGGTGAACGGCCGGAGCTTCTCTCAATCACCCATCCGGAGAAAATAACAGCAGTTCATAGGATGTACGTGGAAAGCGGATCCGATGTGATCTATGCCAACACCTTTGGCGCAAATGCACATAAGCTGGCCGGATTTGGGTATACCGTGGAGGAGGTCATTACAGCCGGAATCAAAGTGGCAAGAGAAGCCTGCGGAGATACGGAGACTCTGGTGGCTCTGGACATTGGACCACTGGGCGAATTGCTGGAACCGGCGGGGACCTTATCCTTTGAAACGGCCTATGAGCTGTTTCGGGAAATGGTGGAGGCCGGAACGAAAGCCGGAGCAGATGTCATCATCTTTGAAACCATGACGGATCTGTATGAGGTAAAGGCAGGCGTTTTAGCGGCAAAGGAACATTCCCATCTGCCGGTCATGGTATCCATGACGTTTGAGAGCAACCATCGAACTTTTTCGGGATGCACAGTGGAATCCATGGCCATGACGCTGGAAGGTCTTGGAGCGGATGCCATAGGAATCAACTGCTCCTTAGGTCCTACAGAGATATTCCCTATTGCCAGGGAACTTTGTGAGAATACCAGATTACCTGTTTTTGTAAAACCCAATGCCGGACTTCCCAATTTAAAGACCGGAGAGTATGATATTGATGCAGAACAATTTGCAGAACAGATGCTCCCTTATCATGAGCTGGGGATTTCCATGCTTGGGGGATGCTGCGGAACGGCGCCCGGCTATATCAGACAGCTTGTTTCAAAATTCGGCGGAGTGCAGACAAAGGCATCCGAAAGAATCGCAAACTATGTGCCGGTGCTCAGAGCCTGCTCGCCGACGACAGCTTTGCGGGTGGATCATGTAGCGGTTGTAGGGGAGACCATAAATCCCATGGGTCGGAAATTCATTAAACAGGCATACTTGGAGGAGGATATGGACACCATTCTTGCCTGCGGGGTCGATCAGGTGGAAAGCGGAGCAGAAATTTTGGATGTGAACGCAGGACTGCCGGGCATTGATGAAACAGAAATGCTCCGCCGCGTGGTAAAACTGCTTCAATCCGTCATAGACGCACCTCTTCTGCTGGATTCACAAAATCCGGAAGCGTTAGAGGCAGCTCTTCGGATCTACAACGGAAAACCCATGATTAATTCCACCAACGGAGATCCGGCATTAATGGAACAAATTTTTCCTCTGGCCAAAAAGTACGGTGCGGCAATCGTAGGATTGACTCTGGATGAAGGGGGCATACCGGAAACGGCAGAAAGACGGTTCCAACTGGCAGAACGCATCGTGGAGACGGGGCTTTCCTATGGTATTCCCAAAGAGGATCTCATCATAGACTGTCTGACTCTGGCTGCTTCTGTTCAACAAAAGGAAGCTTCTGAAACGCCAAAAGCAATCCGCATGATAAAAGAACAGCTGGGTGTGAAGATTTTGCTCGGTGTGTCCAATATCTCCTTTGGACTTCCTCAGAGAGAGGTCATAAACCGAAATTTCTTAACACTGGCGTTGGACGCAGGTCTGGATATGCCCATTATGAATCCAAAGGATAACGGCATGAAGGAATCCATTTACGCGTATAATGTTCTGTCCGGGCATGATGAAGGGGCGAAGCAGTATATTGAGGCCTTTGCCCAAGGGGAAA
This region of Aminipila luticellarii genomic DNA includes:
- the metA gene encoding homoserine O-acetyltransferase MetA gives rise to the protein MPLIIPNELPASDALQKENIFIMHKGRAVTQDIRPLKILIVNLMPTKIATETQLARVLANSPLQVELTLVCMDSHESKNTSQEHMTSFYKTLDEIKDQRFDGMIITGAPVETLPFEEVDYWKELCEIFEFSKTNVYSSMHICWGAQAALYYHFGIPKYPTDGKVFGVFEHKVTRPYTPLVRGFDELFYAPHSRHTMVKKEDVLMHPQIRILAESEEVGVHILATDNGRQIFILGHQEYDKDTLAAEYFRDVNKGLDISVPCNYFKNDDPKEEILFRWRGHASLLFSNWLNYYVYQETPYDLSTLVR
- a CDS encoding O-acetylhomoserine aminocarboxypropyltransferase/cysteine synthase family protein is translated as MSHMNEMKNMSFETKCVHGAYKAESGQPQVLPIVQNTTYRYYDSKDVAELFDLESPNFMYTRLGSPTVNALEEKMALLEGGTAGLAASSGMAASFITICNICQSGDHVISAANIYGGTHNLLGVSLKRLGIDVTFIDQDIPLEEVLKAVRPETKAIFGETIGNPALSVLDFEKFSKAARTIGVPFIVDNTLASPALCRPIEYGADIVIQSTTKYADGHASCVGGVVVESGTFDWSASGKFPGMVEPDESYHGLSFYHKFKDAAFCTRLRAVMLRDFGCTMAPMNAYLTHQGLQTLHLRMERHCANALALAEFLENHEMTDWVVYPGLEGDKYYDLSQKYLPKGAGGVLCFGVKGGKAAGEKFLSNLKLTSIVVHVGDIRTSVLHPASTTHRQLSEEEQIAGGIRPELIRVSVGLESIEDIKADFDQALRAVRLL
- a CDS encoding homocysteine S-methyltransferase family protein, whose product is MQKAAFNRKKEWKESKLRNIFNTKEYVILDGAMGTMLQNSGLELGERPELLSITHPEKITAVHRMYVESGSDVIYANTFGANAHKLAGFGYTVEEVITAGIKVAREACGDTETLVALDIGPLGELLEPAGTLSFETAYELFREMVEAGTKAGADVIIFETMTDLYEVKAGVLAAKEHSHLPVMVSMTFESNHRTFSGCTVESMAMTLEGLGADAIGINCSLGPTEIFPIARELCENTRLPVFVKPNAGLPNLKTGEYDIDAEQFAEQMLPYHELGISMLGGCCGTAPGYIRQLVSKFGGVQTKASERIANYVPVLRACSPTTALRVDHVAVVGETINPMGRKFIKQAYLEEDMDTILACGVDQVESGAEILDVNAGLPGIDETEMLRRVVKLLQSVIDAPLLLDSQNPEALEAALRIYNGKPMINSTNGDPALMEQIFPLAKKYGAAIVGLTLDEGGIPETAERRFQLAERIVETGLSYGIPKEDLIIDCLTLAASVQQKEASETPKAIRMIKEQLGVKILLGVSNISFGLPQREVINRNFLTLALDAGLDMPIMNPKDNGMKESIYAYNVLSGHDEGAKQYIEAFAQGETAGKSSGGQSTAPVKRDSNSQDQTAQPDIFYTVRKGLKNETRAAAENLLESMKEMDVINQKLIPALDVLGALFEKGDIFLPQLIQGAQAAQAGFEVVNRRLAAQDTETVNRGKIVLATVKGDIHDIGKNIVKIILQNYGYQIIDLGRDVAIDTVVEAVKKHEAKVVGLSALMTTTLKSMADTIEAIRKAGLDCKIMVGGAVLTEEYSKTIQADYYAKDAKRSVDIAKEVFGN